From one Triticum urartu cultivar G1812 chromosome 3, Tu2.1, whole genome shotgun sequence genomic stretch:
- the LOC125542643 gene encoding receptor-like protein kinase FERONIA isoform X1 — MPTMAMAFPTLPVTLTCLTLLALLSIVMAADSNSTATGLILLDCGASSPNVDDSGRIWDGDAGSKFAPSVKGVAATASYQHPSLPSLVPYITTRIFTSNYTYHFPVSPGRLFLRLYFYPIAYANYAVLDAFFDVTAGNLVLLNGFNASQTAQAINSAYLVREFSVNVSSGNLDLTFAPSAHQKGSYAFINGIEIVPTPDIFTTADTREVNANGVIPVSIPADTGFQTMYRLNVGGDAILPIYDSGFYRSWNSDSSYLFGGSGVTVSKDFNLTIQYTPTVPNYTAPFDVYATARSMGPNAQDNLNNNLTWILPVDAGFSYLIRFHFCQIKYPITKVNQMSFFIYINNRTAQQRMDVIVWSGGIGRTAYKDYAIMAIGSGQVDMWIALHPDLESQPEYFDAILNGLEVFKLQGYRSNNLAGLSPPLPQKPDVDPSRLPSVGRKSKGGKLAAVGGTTGGFAFMLIALTITCVTCRQKKVAKSSYKTDCPHLNRLTECRKSTCDLVCRFTFAEIQLVTKDFDEAFIIGRGGFGNVYSGEIDGGTKVAIKRFNQKSQQGFHEFQTEIEMLCNFRHRHLVSLIGYCEEKNEMILVYDYMAHGTLREHLYNTRNPPLSWQQRLEICIGAARGLHYLHTGAEQGIIHRDVKTTNILLDDRFMAKVSDFGLSKASPDIDNTHMSTAVKGTFGYLDPEYFRLQRLTKKSDVYSFGVVLFETLCARPVINTKLPEEQVSLRDWALSCRKKGALEEIIDPRVKEEITLECFRIFAEIAEKCVADRSIDRPSMGDVLWNLEVALQVQDSASYNSSCAESASSLQITAVDSDRPSTNSTISVAAQEAIFSDIAHPEGR; from the coding sequence ATGCCAACCATGGCAATGGCGTTCCCAACCCTACCAGTTACCCTCACATGCCTCACACTGTTAGCTCTCTTGTCGATTGTCATGGCAGCTGATAGCAACTCCACGGCCACTGGCCTCATTCTTCTAGATTGCGGAGCATCAAGCCCAAATGTTGATGATAGTGGTCGTATTTGGGATGGGGACGCCGGCTCCAAGTTCGCGCCATCAGTGAAAGGAGTTGCAGCCACTGCTTCATACCAACACCCTTCACTCCCCTCCTTGGTCCCTTATATTACTACACGCATCTTCACTTCAAATTACACCTATCACTTCCCTGTCAGTCCAGGCCGCCTGTTCTTACGCCTCTACTTCTATCCGATTGCTTATGCAAACTATGCTGTCTTAGATGCCTTCTTTGATGTCACGGCAGGAAATCTTGTACTCTTAAATGGCTTCAATGCTTCGCAAACTGCTCAGGCGATCAATTCTGCCTACCTTGTCCGTGAATTTTCAGTGAATGTTTCTTCAGGCAACTTGGACCTCACCTTTGCCCCATCGGCACATCAGAAAGGTTCTTATGCATTTATCAATGGCATTGAGATTGTGCCCACGCCTGACATATTCACAACAGCTGATACAAGAGAAGTCAACGCTAATGGCGTAATTCCAGTATCAATTCCCGCTGACACAGGCTTCCAGACTATGTACCGGCTCAATGTTGGGGGCGATGCCATTTTGCCGATATATGACTCGGGCTTTTACCGCTCATGGAACAGTGATTCCTCGTACTTATTTGGTGGCTCGGGAGTGACCGTCTCCAAAGATTTCAATTTGACCATTCAGTATACACCCACAGTGCCGAATTACACTGCGCCATTTGATGTCTACGCTACAGCTCGGTCAATGGGGCCAAATGCACAGGACAACCTGAACAACAACCTTACATGGATTTTACCCGTTGATGCAGGGTTCTCTTACCTCATAAGGTTCCATTTCTGTCAGATTAAGTATCCTATTACCAAGGTGAATCAGATGTCGTTCTTCATCTACATCAACAACCGGACAGCGCAGCAGCGAATGGATGTCATTGTCTGGAGCGGAGGAATCGGTAGAACAGCATACAAAGACTATGCTATCATGGCTATTGGTTCAGGTCAGGTGGACATGTGGATTGCGCTTCACCCTGATCTTGAAAGTCAACCAGAGTATTTTGATGCAATACTGAATGGTCTTGAGGTCTTCAAGTTACAGGGTTACAGATCGAACAATCTTGCTGGGCTCAGTCCTCCACTTCCACAAAAGCCTGACGTAGATCCTAGTAGGCTACCTAGTGTTGGAAGAAAATCCAAAGGTGGCAAACTAGCAGCCGTTGGTGGAACTACCGGCGGTTTTGCTTTCATGTTGATTGCCCTTACCATCACGTGTGTTACCTGCAGGCAGAAGAAGGTAGCGAAGAGTTCTTACAAGACTGACTGTCCACATCTCAATCGTCTCACTGAATGCAGAAAATCCACATGTGATCTCGTCTGTCGCTTCACATTTGCAGAAATTCAACTTGTCACCAAAGACTTCGATGAAGCATTCATCATCGGCAGAGGTGGTTTTGGGAATGTCTACAGCGGCGAGATCGACGGAGGGACAAAAGTCGCAATCAAGCGATTCAACCAGAAATCTCAACAAGGCTTTCATGAGTTCCAGACTGAAATCGAGATGTTGTGCAACTTCCGACATCGCCACCTTGTGTCTCTGATTGGCTACTGCGAGGAGAAGAATGAGATGATTCTGGTATATGATTACATGGCTCATGGAACATTGCGTGAGCATCTATACAACACCAGAAACCCACCACTGTCGTGGCAGCAGCGCCTTGAGATTTGCATCGGTGCAGCCCGAGGACTGCATTACCTCCACACTGGTGCAGAGCAAGGAATCATCCACCGTGACGTTAAGACTACCAACATCCTGTTGGATGATAGGTTCATGGCAAAGGTTTCCGACTTTGGTCTGTCTAAGGCTAGTCCAGACATTGACAACACCCACATGAGCACCGCTGTAAAAGGCACCTTTGGATATCTTGATCCGGAGTACTTCCGGCTGCAGCGTCTCACCAAAAAATCAGATGTGTACTCTTTCGGGGTCGTGTTGTTTGAGACCCTGTGTGCACGCCCTGTGATAAACACCAAGCTCCCCGAGGAGCAAGTGAGCTTGCGTGACTGGGCGCTATCTTGCCGAAAGAAAGGTGCACTCGAGGAGATCATCGACCCCCgtgttaaggaggaaatcacccttgAGTGCTTCAGGATATTTGCAGAGATAGCGGAGAAATGTGTTGCTGATCGCAGCATAGATAGGCCATCAATGGGTGATGTACTCTGGAACCTTGAGGTCGCACTCCAGGTGCAGGATAGTGCAAGCTACAACAGCAGCTGTGCCGAGAGTGCGTCATCTCTTCAGATCACCGCGGTGGATTCAGACAGACCATCTACCAACTCAACAATTAGCGTTGCAGCACAGGAAGCCATATTTTCAGATATTGCACATCCAGAAGGCCGATAA
- the LOC125542643 gene encoding receptor-like protein kinase FERONIA isoform X2: protein MLNLSSFLPTKSAVTAAAHAFISSMALISLPTQARPSCSGNLVLLNGFNASQTAQAINSAYLVREFSVNVSSGNLDLTFAPSAHQKGSYAFINGIEIVPTPDIFTTADTREVNANGVIPVSIPADTGFQTMYRLNVGGDAILPIYDSGFYRSWNSDSSYLFGGSGVTVSKDFNLTIQYTPTVPNYTAPFDVYATARSMGPNAQDNLNNNLTWILPVDAGFSYLIRFHFCQIKYPITKVNQMSFFIYINNRTAQQRMDVIVWSGGIGRTAYKDYAIMAIGSGQVDMWIALHPDLESQPEYFDAILNGLEVFKLQGYRSNNLAGLSPPLPQKPDVDPSRLPSVGRKSKGGKLAAVGGTTGGFAFMLIALTITCVTCRQKKVAKSSYKTDCPHLNRLTECRKSTCDLVCRFTFAEIQLVTKDFDEAFIIGRGGFGNVYSGEIDGGTKVAIKRFNQKSQQGFHEFQTEIEMLCNFRHRHLVSLIGYCEEKNEMILVYDYMAHGTLREHLYNTRNPPLSWQQRLEICIGAARGLHYLHTGAEQGIIHRDVKTTNILLDDRFMAKVSDFGLSKASPDIDNTHMSTAVKGTFGYLDPEYFRLQRLTKKSDVYSFGVVLFETLCARPVINTKLPEEQVSLRDWALSCRKKGALEEIIDPRVKEEITLECFRIFAEIAEKCVADRSIDRPSMGDVLWNLEVALQVQDSASYNSSCAESASSLQITAVDSDRPSTNSTISVAAQEAIFSDIAHPEGR from the exons ATGCTCAATCTCTCGTCATTTTTGCCCACAAAAAGCGCTGTAACAGCTGCCGCTCATGCCTTCATCTCGTCCATGGCTTTGATCTCTCTTCCCACACAAGCTCGGCCTTCCTGTTCAG GAAATCTTGTACTCTTAAATGGCTTCAATGCTTCGCAAACTGCTCAGGCGATCAATTCTGCCTACCTTGTCCGTGAATTTTCAGTGAATGTTTCTTCAGGCAACTTGGACCTCACCTTTGCCCCATCGGCACATCAGAAAGGTTCTTATGCATTTATCAATGGCATTGAGATTGTGCCCACGCCTGACATATTCACAACAGCTGATACAAGAGAAGTCAACGCTAATGGCGTAATTCCAGTATCAATTCCCGCTGACACAGGCTTCCAGACTATGTACCGGCTCAATGTTGGGGGCGATGCCATTTTGCCGATATATGACTCGGGCTTTTACCGCTCATGGAACAGTGATTCCTCGTACTTATTTGGTGGCTCGGGAGTGACCGTCTCCAAAGATTTCAATTTGACCATTCAGTATACACCCACAGTGCCGAATTACACTGCGCCATTTGATGTCTACGCTACAGCTCGGTCAATGGGGCCAAATGCACAGGACAACCTGAACAACAACCTTACATGGATTTTACCCGTTGATGCAGGGTTCTCTTACCTCATAAGGTTCCATTTCTGTCAGATTAAGTATCCTATTACCAAGGTGAATCAGATGTCGTTCTTCATCTACATCAACAACCGGACAGCGCAGCAGCGAATGGATGTCATTGTCTGGAGCGGAGGAATCGGTAGAACAGCATACAAAGACTATGCTATCATGGCTATTGGTTCAGGTCAGGTGGACATGTGGATTGCGCTTCACCCTGATCTTGAAAGTCAACCAGAGTATTTTGATGCAATACTGAATGGTCTTGAGGTCTTCAAGTTACAGGGTTACAGATCGAACAATCTTGCTGGGCTCAGTCCTCCACTTCCACAAAAGCCTGACGTAGATCCTAGTAGGCTACCTAGTGTTGGAAGAAAATCCAAAGGTGGCAAACTAGCAGCCGTTGGTGGAACTACCGGCGGTTTTGCTTTCATGTTGATTGCCCTTACCATCACGTGTGTTACCTGCAGGCAGAAGAAGGTAGCGAAGAGTTCTTACAAGACTGACTGTCCACATCTCAATCGTCTCACTGAATGCAGAAAATCCACATGTGATCTCGTCTGTCGCTTCACATTTGCAGAAATTCAACTTGTCACCAAAGACTTCGATGAAGCATTCATCATCGGCAGAGGTGGTTTTGGGAATGTCTACAGCGGCGAGATCGACGGAGGGACAAAAGTCGCAATCAAGCGATTCAACCAGAAATCTCAACAAGGCTTTCATGAGTTCCAGACTGAAATCGAGATGTTGTGCAACTTCCGACATCGCCACCTTGTGTCTCTGATTGGCTACTGCGAGGAGAAGAATGAGATGATTCTGGTATATGATTACATGGCTCATGGAACATTGCGTGAGCATCTATACAACACCAGAAACCCACCACTGTCGTGGCAGCAGCGCCTTGAGATTTGCATCGGTGCAGCCCGAGGACTGCATTACCTCCACACTGGTGCAGAGCAAGGAATCATCCACCGTGACGTTAAGACTACCAACATCCTGTTGGATGATAGGTTCATGGCAAAGGTTTCCGACTTTGGTCTGTCTAAGGCTAGTCCAGACATTGACAACACCCACATGAGCACCGCTGTAAAAGGCACCTTTGGATATCTTGATCCGGAGTACTTCCGGCTGCAGCGTCTCACCAAAAAATCAGATGTGTACTCTTTCGGGGTCGTGTTGTTTGAGACCCTGTGTGCACGCCCTGTGATAAACACCAAGCTCCCCGAGGAGCAAGTGAGCTTGCGTGACTGGGCGCTATCTTGCCGAAAGAAAGGTGCACTCGAGGAGATCATCGACCCCCgtgttaaggaggaaatcacccttgAGTGCTTCAGGATATTTGCAGAGATAGCGGAGAAATGTGTTGCTGATCGCAGCATAGATAGGCCATCAATGGGTGATGTACTCTGGAACCTTGAGGTCGCACTCCAGGTGCAGGATAGTGCAAGCTACAACAGCAGCTGTGCCGAGAGTGCGTCATCTCTTCAGATCACCGCGGTGGATTCAGACAGACCATCTACCAACTCAACAATTAGCGTTGCAGCACAGGAAGCCATATTTTCAGATATTGCACATCCAGAAGGCCGATAA